Proteins encoded by one window of Coregonus clupeaformis isolate EN_2021a unplaced genomic scaffold, ASM2061545v1 scaf1864, whole genome shotgun sequence:
- the LOC123487896 gene encoding monocyte to macrophage differentiation factor 2-like codes for MLRELGPWSCHMRWIIWIMAVIGSTYVFYFHERYKLVELLGYVAMGAVPALVMLSMADRAGLCELAVGGVFYVVGVAFFKSDGVVPFAHAIWHLFVAMGAATHYYAIWRHLYTPGP; via the exons atGCTGAGGGAGTTGGGTCCATGGTCGTGTCACATGCGGTGGATTATCTGGATCATGGCAGTTATCGGCTCCACATACGTCTTCTACTTCCATGAgag GTATAAACTGGTGGAGTTACTAGGATACGTTGCCATGGGGGCGGTGCCTGCGCTGGTCATGCTGTccatg GCGGACAGGGCAGGTTTGTGTGAGCTGGCGGTGGGCGGGGTTTTCTACGTAGTGGGTGTGGCCTTCTTTAAGAGTGATGGAGTCGTCCCATTCGCTCACGCCATCTGGCACCTGTTCGTTGCCATGGGAGCAGCTACACACTACTACGCTATCTGGAGACACCTGTACACACCTGGACCCTGA